Part of the Kordiimonas pumila genome is shown below.
TACTGGCAAACGACCCACATCTTGGGCTTACAACGCCGTCAATCTGGTATCTGATGCGGTTATATAACACCACTACCCACAAAAACATTGTTGGTGTTAGCTTTCCCGGAACCCCCGTTATTGTACTGGGCAGAAACGATGCGATCGCTTGGGGGTTTACAAATACAGCCCCTGATAGCCAAGACCTGTTTATTGAAAAACTGGCCGAAGGCGGCGATAAATACCATACGCCCAACGGCCTCTCGAGTTTTGACAGCCATGAAGAGACAATCATCGTCAAAGATGCTGAACCAGTAACCATTCAAGTCCGTACAACACGCCACGGGCCTGTAGTTTCAGACATCCACCCGGAAACAGCAGAGTTTGTTGATAACGGCTATGTTATTGCACTGCAATGGACCGCCCTTCAGGATAAAGACACTGCCATTGGCGCCATGATTGCAATTGGAAAAGCTCAGAATTTTGAGCAATTCAAAGAAGCTGGCAAACTCTACTTCGGGCCAGAGCAAAATATGATTTATGCCGACATAGAAGGTAACGTTGGATACTATGCACCAGCCTTGGTACCCATTCGGCACCCTGACAATAAAATAGCAGGTCGAATCCCTTCCCCCGGCTGGGATGCCCTCTATGATTGGCAAGGCTACATCCCGTACGAGGACTTACCGACAAGATACAACCCGAAAGGCGGTATTATAGCGACCGCAAATGAAAAAATTGTGGGGCAGGACTATCCATATTTTATCACACGTGATTGGTCGCTCCCTTACCGGGGCAACAGAATACGGCACTTACTTGAAAGCACCGAAAAACACACTGTTGCAAGCTTTAGCCACATACAAAACGACATAACTTCTGATATGGCACGGGATATCCTGCCACTTCTGCTTACTGCACTTGATCAAGAATCACCTGCCTTCACAATCTTAAAGAACTGGGACGGCCGTATGAACAAAGACAGCCCTGAGCCACTAATTTTCCAGCTCTGGCTTTCCTATTATCAGCATATGCTTATGGCTGACGAGCTCGGCGAACTTTACGACAGCTTCACCTATATTAACCCTCGTCTGATAAAAAGCAGCTTATACTGGTCGCTATCCGAAGAAAAAAGGCCTGCAGAAAATACATACTTCAACCTACCCGTTATTGATAAACTTACAGCCTTAAGCTGGTGCAATAACAAAGAAACACCTGACAGACGCGAAATTTGCACCAAATATGCACGTAGTGCCATGTCGTCAGCAATAGCAGACCTCAGCGACAAATATGGTCCGCAGCTAAGCACATGGAAATGGGGCACAGAGCATATCTTGCATCAGGAACACAGACCCTTTAGCAATATTGATATGCTAAAGCCATATTTTGAAATATCAGCAGCCGTATCAGGAGGTACATACACCGTGAATGTGGCTGGTGTAAGCACCAAGAATGGAGCAAGAAATACTTCAACTTTTGGACCAAGTTATCGGGGTATATTTGATCTGAGTGATTTGGATAGATCACGGTATATTCAACCAACAGGTCAATCAGGCAACCCACTGTCACGTCATTATAAAGACATGTTTAAAAAATGGGCCAAAACGGAATCCTTTGAAATCCCAACAAACACACCAATTCCAGCAGGAAGCACCGAGGTTTTACAGCTAATACCAAAAGAGTAACACCACTTTCTCCTTGTGTATTTTATACCTAGAGGATTATTCTTTAATAATAAGCGGTTAATAAGTTTCATGATACAAGTGTATCTTTAATGTGTGAATGAGGGTTTCTCGTGGCAGATGATGACGGCAAAAGACCTATTATCATCAAGAAGATAAACAAGGTTGAAGGCGGCGGCCACCATGGTGGCGCATGGAAAGTTGCCTATGCCGATTTTACAACAGCAATGATGGCCTTTTTCATGCTGCTTTGGCTGCTAAACGTTGCACCGCCAGAAACTTTAGCCGGTCTTGCTGATTACTTCTCGCCGACAACGGCTGCTGTTTCAGGCCGTAGCGGCCAAGATGCCGTTAATCCAACCACATCAGATTCGTCCGGTTTAAACCCTTCGCCGGTTGTGGCTATCAGCAGGCCGGGCCCCCCTCAGTCCGGCCCTACATCCGGTAAAAAAACCGGGGCTGATAGTGAAGCGGGCGGCGACCCCAGTTATTCTGACCCGCAAGCCGCTGCTAATAAGATACGCGAACGCGAAGACATGGCCTTTAAGCAGATGGAAGAACAGATCAAGCTTGCTATACAGCAATCCC
Proteins encoded:
- a CDS encoding penicillin acylase family protein, whose translation is MNKLKITSLMVVGFLFVAGLLGFGWLKSSLPKTNGTVIVAGISGEITIARDEHGVPHISAETDNDLYFAAGYVHAQDRLWQMMMNRRIGRGRLSELAGSSTLSVDKFFRTLGFKAKAEKAYDNLPSDLKQSLHAYADGVNAYIKDNKSALPPEFILTGTEPELWHPVDSLIWHKMMWLDLSGNMRQEIARARLLTKLPPEKVMSIYATYPGDTETALPDLTEIYKSSPIEETAFALGKPKPEGYGSNNWLVDGTRTQSGKPLLANDPHLGLTTPSIWYLMRLYNTTTHKNIVGVSFPGTPVIVLGRNDAIAWGFTNTAPDSQDLFIEKLAEGGDKYHTPNGLSSFDSHEETIIVKDAEPVTIQVRTTRHGPVVSDIHPETAEFVDNGYVIALQWTALQDKDTAIGAMIAIGKAQNFEQFKEAGKLYFGPEQNMIYADIEGNVGYYAPALVPIRHPDNKIAGRIPSPGWDALYDWQGYIPYEDLPTRYNPKGGIIATANEKIVGQDYPYFITRDWSLPYRGNRIRHLLESTEKHTVASFSHIQNDITSDMARDILPLLLTALDQESPAFTILKNWDGRMNKDSPEPLIFQLWLSYYQHMLMADELGELYDSFTYINPRLIKSSLYWSLSEEKRPAENTYFNLPVIDKLTALSWCNNKETPDRREICTKYARSAMSSAIADLSDKYGPQLSTWKWGTEHILHQEHRPFSNIDMLKPYFEISAAVSGGTYTVNVAGVSTKNGARNTSTFGPSYRGIFDLSDLDRSRYIQPTGQSGNPLSRHYKDMFKKWAKTESFEIPTNTPIPAGSTEVLQLIPKE
- a CDS encoding flagellar motor protein MotB, coding for MADDDGKRPIIIKKINKVEGGGHHGGAWKVAYADFTTAMMAFFMLLWLLNVAPPETLAGLADYFSPTTAAVSGRSGQDAVNPTTSDSSGLNPSPVVAISRPGPPQSGPTSGKKTGADSEAGGDPSYSDPQAAANKIREREDMAFKQMEEQIKLAIQQSPALNDLKDHLTIEITEDGMKIQLIDKDQRAMFHSGSANLYEYAKRMIEEIGTSIQSLPNRVTIQGHTDGGSFTGADGSTNWELSADRANSARRVLDHSGVSQDRIFEVVGKAGTDPLYPDQPAKTENRRITILVLREAPVVPPNL